In the Microcebus murinus isolate Inina chromosome X, M.murinus_Inina_mat1.0, whole genome shotgun sequence genome, ACCAGTTGCTTCTTCCACTGCTGTTGCCAAACATCTGACCGCGATGACAGCGTCCCTGCGGAGCTCATTGGTAGTGTCTTGCTGAGCACTGGCCTCCTCACCAATAGCAATCAGCCTGTCCAGTTTTTCTTCCTCACGCTTTGAAAGTTCTCGTGCCAATCTCCTGTTTTCTGCCAACTCGGCTGCAATGGTTCTGGCCACTGACCGCCTTCTTCGTCTTGCCCACCTTGGAGGGGGTTCACTGGTCAAAGGCCTATCCCCACCAGAAACAAAACCAACTCTGGGAGAGGAGACCGGAGGCCGTGGTGCGGAGGCTGCACCAGGAGTGTTGCAGCTGGTGCTGGTGCAGGGACCGGGCTCCCCGGACACACCCAGTCTGGTCATGGGGCTGCTCTGACAGGGAGCAACTGCACCTCTGAAAAGGTTGTGGGAGTTGCTGTAGGTGGGGGTCCCTTGAGAGCACCCTGCACCCGGGGATTCATCCCAGGAGTCCTCGAGGTCACTGGTTTCTCGTATCCGGTTACTGATTCTCAGCTGACAATCAATCTTCATCTGATTCCTTAACTGTTTTCAAGATAGGCCGAAGATCAGCTGCCTGAGTCCTTTTTGCTTTCAGAATGCTGGTTCCCTCTTCCCCTGGGGTGTCAGAGGCCACTAAGGTCTGATCACAGTGCTTGGCCCAAGCAGCATCCTCCATTAAGTTGTCTGGGTCAGTCACTATCTGATTTCGAAGAAGCTGATCCAATGTATCATAAAAAGCACAGTGTGGTGGGTCACCCATACTTGTGGCATGGGCCACGTAGGCCTTTAAATATAACGCCTTCAGAACTTTAAACTTGGAGCGGCACTGACGTTCAGTGCGGCGGAAGCCTTTCTGCTGCATTCGCTTAGACACAGCCTGATAGACATCAGCATTATGATGCACAGTCTGGAGGTGCTGAATATACTCTGCCTCACCTAGTATGGAAAGGAGAGTTCGTGTCTCCTGTCTGGACCACTGGATGCCTGCACTGCTATTGGTACTGGCCATGGTACGTTGGGAAGGAAGGCTAGAAAGCTCCTGTGCAGCAAGGTGCAAATCTGAAGGTGTGTGGAAGCTCTGTGTGTTCTCAGTGTATTTCCAGGAGCCAGCCGATTCTTCACTCTCAGGGACAACTGCTGAGAAGCCAGGTCCAAGGACTGAATTTCTGGCTTCTGCCAAGGATCTGCTTTACTTTCATtactgtatttgaaatatttcgTATTCTGCTTTGTTCTGCTGCCAGTCCAACAATCTCTTCATTTTCTGAGTAAGCTACAACGGCTGGAGTAACTCTGTCACCTGCATCATTTGCAACTACATCAGCACGGCCATCCTTGTAGACAGCCACACAGGCTGATGTGCAGCCCAGGAGAACCCCGATGGCCGCCATGAGGCGGCAGCGCCGGCGGTGGCAGCAAAGACGAGTCCGGCAGCCGCAACCTCACATCAAAGTTTGACCTgcctttttagtttgttttgaaAACCTTTGCAGTACCAGGAAGAAGCAGGATTGACTGGATAAGATgtccaaaaacaaaattcaggaaTCCAGGAATTATGGAAATAATGCACACATGATCTTTTTACAGGTATGAAAATGGGGCCTTGACTATGATCTAAAGCCAGCAATCTATAGGACCTTTCCTATATGAGAAAGATGAGACCTGTAGACCAATTGAGTGCCAGAGAATGATAGTCTGCCAGTCTACTCACTGTGCCTGGATGAGCACTCATCAATAGGGGTTTTGGGCAAATAGGCCAACAATTCAAATATTATGTAGCTCAACACTGCTTTAAATATCTACCCCTCCATACATTGTTGGCCATCGCTTTGCTTTGCAGACTGCTAAGACcacacaatatattttatt is a window encoding:
- the LOC142865938 gene encoding LOW QUALITY PROTEIN: myb/SANT-like DNA-binding domain-containing protein 7 (The sequence of the model RefSeq protein was modified relative to this genomic sequence to represent the inferred CDS: deleted 1 base in 1 codon), whose amino-acid sequence is MASTNSSAGIQWSRQETRTLLSILGEAEYIQHLQTVHHNADVYQAVSKRMQQKGFRRTERQCRSKFKVLKALYLKAYVAHATSMGDPPHCAFYDTLDQLLRNQIVTDPDNLMEDAAWAKHCDQTLVASDTPGEEGTSILKAKRTQAADLRPILKTVKESDEDDCQLRISNRIRETSDLEDSWDESPGAGCSQGTPTYSNSHNLFRGAVAPCQSSPMTRLGVSGEPGPCTSTSCNTPGAASAPRPPVSSPRVGFVSGGDRPLTSEPPPRWARRRRRSVARTIAAELAENRRLARELSKREEEKLDRLIAIGEEASAQQDTTNELRRDAVIAVRCLATAVEEATGAFQLGLEKLLQKLISNTKS